One stretch of Arachis hypogaea cultivar Tifrunner chromosome 20, arahy.Tifrunner.gnm2.J5K5, whole genome shotgun sequence DNA includes these proteins:
- the LOC112782313 gene encoding protein FEZ, whose translation MGERNIEMENKIEDEMMPGFRFHPTDEEIVGFYLKRKIQQKSLPIELIKQVDIYKYEPWDLPKVASNGEKEWYFYCPRDRKYRNSARPNRVTRCGFWKATGTDRPIYSSEAQSIIGLKKSLVFYRGRAAKGFKTDWMMHEFRLPSLSSDSAKKCSDKTTPASDSWAICRIFKKTNTMSMAQKASLSHHPYNWNHHNQLFDDILTHQQHQHPIIPNSNNNFIFYNSNSTLEPTKEIDATTTSSSIVISSNIGLHEDPNHHHYNNNSSGFSSSSIMMMQPNIMATSDDDDSGVITTIAGFPFNLPPNDDDAAWNNNIKPNTTLPWDYLSDMSTTYSTNKSYT comes from the exons ATGGGGGAAAGAAATATTGAGATGGAGAATaagattgaagatgagatgatgcCAGGTTTCAGATTTCACCCAACAGATGAAGAGATTGTTGGTTTTTatctaaaaagaaaaattcaGCAAAAATCTCTCCCTATTGAATTGATCAAGCAAGTTGATATCTATAAGTATGAGCCATGGGACCTTCCAA aggtGGCAAGTAATGGAGAGAAAGAATGGTATTTCTACTGTCCAAGAGACAGGAAATACAGAAACAGTGCAAGGCCCAACAGAGTGACAAGATGTGGGTTTTGGAAGGCCACTGGAACGGACAGGCCCATTTACTCATCTGAGGCCCAATCCATTATTGGTTTGAAGAAATCACTTGTTTTCTACAGAGGCAGAGCTGCTAAGGGTTTCAAAACTGATTGGATGATGCATGAGTTTAGgctcccttctctttcttctgATTCAGCCAAGAAATGCTCTGACAAAACTACCCCTGCTTCt GATTCATGGGCAATATGTAGGATATTCAAGAAAACAAACACAATGTCCATGGCACAAAAAGCCTCATTATCTCATCATCCTTATAATTGGAATCATCATAATCAATTATTTGATGATATACTCAcacatcaacaacaccaacaccCTATTATTCCAAACTCCAACAACAACTTCATCTTCTACAATTCCAATTCTACCCTTGAACCCACAAAAGAAATTGATGCTACTACTACTAGTAGCTCCATTGTTATTTCTTCCAACATAGGCCttcatgaagatccaaatcatcATCATTACAATAATAATAGTAGTGGGTTCTCATCTTCTTCAATTATGATGATGCAACCAAACATCATGGCAACCTCAGATGATGATGATTCAGGTGTAATTACAACAATTGCTGGCTTCCCATTCAATTTGCCTCCAAATGATGATGATGCTGCTTGGAATAATAATATTAAGCCTAATACTACTCTGCCATGGGACTACTTATCAGACATGTCCACTACCTATTCCACTAATAAATCTtacacttaa